Proteins encoded within one genomic window of Humulus lupulus chromosome 1, drHumLupu1.1, whole genome shotgun sequence:
- the LOC133829934 gene encoding uncharacterized protein LOC133829934 gives MASEDMFDMYSAPEAPTSRRHHGECSKAPPAKKTRTADPSIDGPSTNAAPPHSPLEQQNPPVPVGPTPSPPAPADQTQPAAPAPTGGDISSRALRSAKDRMAKILRPEHCREAMAGTDDGRRPDINPCTKRARKSNADCYCRPAPLGSYHREIQGVRATKTNATLLDEKNKLAEELRKKQTALDKAVESRDQYKESNLINYCESKKLEADLIASRQEADKLEARADELEKANASNLERYKGTTTKCFYEFLKHNQGAGFSYLPKRMRHTEIARCVARFAEEEKVKIPALPEISLATGVEGVDDEAADAVNQENPQDPPAL, from the exons ATGGCATCCGAAGACATGTTCGATATGTATAGTGCACCCGAAGCTCCTACGAGCAGGCGGCATCACGGGGAATGCAGCAAAGCCCCTCCGGCCAAGAAAACCCGCACTGCGGACCCTTCAATAGACGGACCTTCAACAAATGCAGCACCACCTCATTCTCCTCTCGAGCAACAGAATCCTCCTGTACCAGTCGGGCCGACCCCTTCCCCACCGGCTCCTGCTGACCAGACTCAGCCAGCTGCCCCTGCTCCAACAGGGGGCGACATATCGAGCCGTGCCCTAAGATCGGCCAAGGACAGGATGGCAAAGATCTTGAGGCCCGAGCATTGCCGAGAAGCCATGGCTGGGACAGacgatggacgtcgaccagatATTAACCCGTGCACTAAACGAGCTCGCAAGT CCAATGCTGACTGTTACTGCCGGCCGGCTCCGCTCGGGAGTTATCACCGAGAAATCCAAGGCGTCCGAGCAACG AAGACAAACGCAACATTGCTCGATGAGAAAAATAAGCTGGCTGAGGAGCTGAGGAAGAAGCAGACTGCCCTGGACAAAGCCGTCGAATCAAGGGACCAGTATAAGGAGTCTAACCTTATCAATTACTGCGAGTCCAAAAAGCTTGAGGCAGACTTGATTGCGAGCAGGCAAGAGGCCGACAAGTTGGAGGCTCGGGCCGACGAActtgagaaagccaatgccagcaatCTTGAGAGGTACAAGGGCACCACGACTAAGTGTTTCTATGAATTTTTGAAACACAATCAAGGAGCCGGCTTCAGCTATCTTCCCAAGCGCATGAGGCACACTGAGATAGCCCGATGCGTTGCACGTTTTGCGGAAGAAGAAAAAGTGAAGATCCCAGCCttgcccgaaatctccttggccaccGGTGTTGAAGGTGTGGACGATGAAGCTGCTGATGCAGTCAACCAAGAAAATCCACAAGACCCTCCTGCCTTATAA